The Christiangramia flava JLT2011 region TAATGGAATCTGGAAAATCTTTTTTAGCCCTGCTCAAGCGACTGGGCATTCATCTGTTTCTTTGGGTGCTGGTATTGCTCTTTTTCAGTTTTTTCCTGGGTCTCGAAGCCGGAAGTTTTTCCGAAAAAATAGGGTTTTCGGCATTTTTATTACCGGTAACCATACTGACCACATACGTGGTTATTTACCACCTCATCCCTCGCTATCTGCTACCCAAAAAATATTTACGTTTTGCGCTGTATTCGTTCTATACGCTGGTAGTTTCGGCCGTTTTCATCATCATCTCCGCATTTTACGCTTTTGTGATCGCCCTAAAGCTGGAATGGAACGAGAGTCTGCCTATTTCCAAGAGTATTTTTTACATTATGATCACGATCTACCTGGTCGTGGTAATCGCTTCCGCCTTTAGTCTTCTGAAAAACAATTATACTTCCGCAGCCAAAAATGAAGAGCTGAAAAACCGGATTCTGGAGGCGCAGCTTAAATTGAAGGAACAGGAACTACATTACCTGAAAATGCAAATTCACCCGCATTTCTTATTCAATACGCTGAATACGATCTACGGGCTCAGCCTCAGCAATAACGCCAAAACTCCGGAAATGATCCTGCAGCTCTCTGAGCTCCTGGATTATATTCTCTATCAAACCCGAAAACCGGTGGTTAAACTGAAGGATGAAGTGAACCACATTCGAAATTACATCGATCTGGAACAAAAACGTTTCCAGGATGCTCTGAGCATCAACCTGGACATAGACCCGATCCCGGAGCATCTGGAGATCTCGCCCATGCTATTGTTGCCGCTCGTGGAAAACAGCTTCAAACACGGCAAGGACGCGCAGGGTAGCCTCCGGATAAAACTCCACCTGAAAATTACGGGTTCCAACCTGAATTTTGAGATCATCAATTCTAAAGCTGAAAAAAATCCGGTTTCCGAAAGCCAGGGAATTGGACTGAAGAACATCAGGCGCCGGCTGGAAATTTTATATCCTCATCATTTTGAGTTGAAAATCCATAATTTAACTGAAGAATTTCGTGCATTTTTATACGTGAACCTTCACCAAAATCCGCAAAAAATTGAATAAGATTCGCTGCATAATCGTTGATGATGAGCCCGTAGCGCTGGATATCATGGAAAACCATCTTTCCCGTATCGATGCGATCGAGATCGTGAAACGCTGCAGAAATGCCACGGAAGCCTTTAATGCCATCAATACTGAAAAGATCGACCTGATCTTCCTGGATATCAATATGCCCGGAATTTCAGGGATTTCTTTTGCGAAATCGATCAACAAAAAGATCAGGATCATTTTCACCACGGCTTACCGCGAATACGCCATCGACGGTTTTGATCTGCACGCGGTAGATTACCTGTTAAAACCGGTTTCTTTTGAAAGACTGCTGGATGCCGTGAGCAATTTTCAGCAGCATCACCTGAAAGAAACCGGAGTTTCGGCAGCCACACAGAAAGCGGGATTCATTTTCGTGAAAATAGACCGGAAAATGCACAAAATAGACTTTGATAAAATTTTCTGGATAGAAAGCCTGAGCGATTACCTGAAAATTGAGACTTCAGAAGGGACAAAGGTGACCCGGGAGACCATGAGCACCCTGGAAAGCAAGCTGCCTTCCGAAGATTTCATCAGGATTCACCGGTCCTTTATCGTAGCTTTAAATAAAATCGAATCCTACTCCAATGAAGAAGTGATCGTTCAGAGCAAGTCAATTCCAATCAGCAGAACATACAAAGAAGTGGTTTTGGGAAAGCTGGAGAAATTTCAGTGATTAACTAACCCATAATGCTTTCGAAATTAGGACCTCATAAATGCCATTTATTTTCTTCATTAAAATTAACCCACCACCACCATTCAATCTCCCATCAACTTTCGAATAATAGAATATCGCATATTTATTATTATTGACTCCTGAAACAAAAACATATGGCTTACTTACATTATACAAACCGTAAGCATCTTCTGGTTTTAAAATTTCTTTTTCTGAGTAGCATTTTATTTGTTCAAGTAGAAAATCTTCATCTATCAATCCCTCGATCTCGCCATTTAAATAATTAACAATATTCTGAATATTATCATCGCTTAAATGTTTCCGTATTTCGATTTGTTCTTCAAACGGATAACTAAATCGGTTCCACTTTTCCGGATCAAGCAAATAATCAAAATCACGAGACATAGATCCGTTTTGAGAAAATTTCTTTCTAACACCAGCCCCCTTTCCGAATAAAAAGCAATTAATTACCTGGTATTCTTCTGGAAAGTTTTTAATTGATGATTTGAATTTTTCGAAATCGAACTTTGGAATTCTTACTGTGCCTACCCAAAACCAATCATCAAAAATATTCTTTTCAATACGCAATCGCCCATATGGGCGATTTTTTGTTTCCTCATAAATAAATGCATATTGCACTGAATCTTTAGATTTCTGGATTATGGGAAAAGAGCTCATGAAAAAAGTGGAGTCAATAATTCTATAATCGGCTTTCAGCTTGCTCTTATCAATTTTGACACTTTTGAGACTACTTAGTTTAGAGTCTAAATCATATAATTGCTGTGCGCTAAAAGCAGAATCAATATTATCCTGTAATTCAACAAATTTACTATCTACAAGAGTTTTATGCGGTTCAAAATATTTTATAATGGAATCTGTATTGAAAAAATCTCTTACAATATTCTTTTCATTGGGATTTATGGTAACGCCATTTAATACATCAAGAGGAGAGTTTTTAACTGATTTAGAGTTGTAGTAATTATATCCATTCGAAATATCCCGGTCTTTCAATTGGGCATGGCAACTAAAAGTCGCATTTAAGAAAACTAAAAATGAGGTAAGAATTATAAATCTCATATTTCTAAAAATAAAAAAAGCCCCGTATTAACGAGGCTTTTTTTATTCTATTTTCAATTTACACGTGAATCGCTCTGTTTTCGGTGGCAGCCAGAGCTGCTTCCTTCACTGCCTCGGCAAATGTTGGGTGAGCATGGCTCATTCTGGCGATATCCTCTGCAGAAGCCCGGTATTCCATCGCGGTTACCGCTTCTGCGATCAAATCGGCTGTACGGGCACCGATCATATGGATTCCCAGAACCTCGTCGGTCTTTTCATCAGCAAGGATTTTCACAAATCCGTCTAAGTCTCCGCTAGCTCTGGAACGTCCCAATGCTCGCATCGGGAATTTTCCTTCTTTATATTTCACTCCTTCTTCCTTCAATTGCTCTTCGGTCTTACCAACTGCGGCAACTTCCGGCCATGTATAGACTACTCCTGGAATCAAATTATAGTTCACGTGAGGTTTTTGCCCGGCAATCGTTTCCGCAACGAAAACACCTTCTTCCTCAGCTTTATGTGCAAGCATGGCGCCACGAACCACATCCCCGATCGCGTAAATATTCTCCACGTTGGTTTGCAAATGATCGTTCACCTGTACGCGGCCTTTTTCATCCATCTGGATTCCGGCAGCATCAGCATTCAGTCCATCAGTATATGGGCGGCGCCCTACTGAAACCAGGCAGTAATCACCTTTTAACTCTACCTCTTTATCTTTTTTATCATCAGCTTTCACCGTTATCTCATCACCATTTCTTTCAACCGATTTCACCTTGGTGCTGGTAAGGAATTTCACGCCCTGCTTCTTCAAAACCTTCTGAAGTTCTTTCGCTAAAGCGCTATCCATTGTAGGAATGATGCGATCCATGAATTCTACCACGGTCACTTCAGCACCCAAACGGCGATAAACCTGTCCTAATTCCAGCCCTATCACTCCGCCGCCGATCACGATCATGTGTTTAGGGGTTTCCTTCAGCTTTAAGGCTTCCGTAGAAGTGATCACGCGCTCTTTATCCAATTCGATGAACGGAAGGTTCGCCGGCTTGGAACCGGTGGCGATAATGGTCTTTTTCGCCTCAATCGTCTGGGTTTCCCCGTCTTTATCGATATTGATATGCGTTTTGTCTTTGAAAGAGCCCAGACCTTCGTACACATCGATCTTATTCTTATCCATCAGGAATTTTAC contains the following coding sequences:
- the lpdA gene encoding dihydrolipoyl dehydrogenase, encoding MSTYDVAVIGSGPGGYVAAIRCAQLGLKTAIIEKYSTLGGTCLNVGCIPSKALLDSSHHYHDAVAHFEDHGIDIPGEIKINLDKMMERKAAVVSQTCDGVKFLMDKNKIDVYEGLGSFKDKTHINIDKDGETQTIEAKKTIIATGSKPANLPFIELDKERVITSTEALKLKETPKHMIVIGGGVIGLELGQVYRRLGAEVTVVEFMDRIIPTMDSALAKELQKVLKKQGVKFLTSTKVKSVERNGDEITVKADDKKDKEVELKGDYCLVSVGRRPYTDGLNADAAGIQMDEKGRVQVNDHLQTNVENIYAIGDVVRGAMLAHKAEEEGVFVAETIAGQKPHVNYNLIPGVVYTWPEVAAVGKTEEQLKEEGVKYKEGKFPMRALGRSRASGDLDGFVKILADEKTDEVLGIHMIGARTADLIAEAVTAMEYRASAEDIARMSHAHPTFAEAVKEAALAATENRAIHV
- a CDS encoding LytR/AlgR family response regulator transcription factor translates to MNKIRCIIVDDEPVALDIMENHLSRIDAIEIVKRCRNATEAFNAINTEKIDLIFLDINMPGISGISFAKSINKKIRIIFTTAYREYAIDGFDLHAVDYLLKPVSFERLLDAVSNFQQHHLKETGVSAATQKAGFIFVKIDRKMHKIDFDKIFWIESLSDYLKIETSEGTKVTRETMSTLESKLPSEDFIRIHRSFIVALNKIESYSNEEVIVQSKSIPISRTYKEVVLGKLEKFQ
- a CDS encoding sensor histidine kinase — encoded protein: MESGKSFLALLKRLGIHLFLWVLVLLFFSFFLGLEAGSFSEKIGFSAFLLPVTILTTYVVIYHLIPRYLLPKKYLRFALYSFYTLVVSAVFIIISAFYAFVIALKLEWNESLPISKSIFYIMITIYLVVVIASAFSLLKNNYTSAAKNEELKNRILEAQLKLKEQELHYLKMQIHPHFLFNTLNTIYGLSLSNNAKTPEMILQLSELLDYILYQTRKPVVKLKDEVNHIRNYIDLEQKRFQDALSINLDIDPIPEHLEISPMLLLPLVENSFKHGKDAQGSLRIKLHLKITGSNLNFEIINSKAEKNPVSESQGIGLKNIRRRLEILYPHHFELKIHNLTEEFRAFLYVNLHQNPQKIE